A region of Lacinutrix sp. Hel_I_90 DNA encodes the following proteins:
- a CDS encoding UDP-glucuronic acid decarboxylase family protein, giving the protein MGSKKVLITGAAGFLGSHLCDRFLKEGHSVIGMDNFITGDKKNIAHLDNNQKFSFINHDITEFIKIEGALDYILHFASPASPIDYLKIPIQTLKVGSLGTHNLLGLAKAKKARLLIASTSEVYGDPLVHPQTEEYYGNVNTIGPRGVYDEAKRFQESITMAYHRFHGIETRIVRIFNTYGPRMRLNDGRVIPAFMGQALRGEDLTVFGNGMQTRSFCYVDDQVEGIYKLLLSDYSNPVNIGNPHEITIRGFAEEIIKLTGTKQKVIYKALPIDDPMQRQPDISLAKKLLGWEPKVGREEGMKVTFNYFKSLSEEELYKSEHKDFTSYNK; this is encoded by the coding sequence ATGGGTTCAAAAAAAGTATTAATAACGGGTGCAGCTGGATTTTTAGGCTCTCATTTATGTGACCGCTTTCTTAAAGAAGGTCACAGTGTTATTGGTATGGATAATTTTATAACGGGGGACAAAAAAAATATTGCTCACCTCGATAATAATCAAAAATTTAGTTTTATAAATCACGATATCACAGAGTTTATTAAAATCGAGGGAGCACTAGATTATATCTTGCACTTTGCATCACCTGCCAGCCCAATAGATTATTTAAAAATTCCTATTCAAACCCTAAAAGTAGGCTCTTTAGGGACGCACAATTTATTAGGTTTAGCAAAAGCAAAAAAAGCAAGACTGTTAATAGCTTCAACGTCTGAAGTTTATGGAGATCCATTAGTGCACCCACAAACAGAAGAGTATTACGGAAACGTAAATACTATAGGTCCAAGAGGCGTTTATGACGAGGCAAAACGTTTTCAAGAGTCTATAACCATGGCATACCACCGCTTTCATGGTATAGAAACAAGAATTGTACGTATTTTTAATACGTATGGACCAAGAATGCGACTTAATGACGGTCGCGTTATCCCAGCTTTTATGGGGCAAGCACTAAGAGGGGAAGATTTAACTGTTTTTGGAAACGGGATGCAAACTCGTTCGTTTTGTTATGTTGATGACCAAGTAGAAGGGATTTATAAATTATTATTGAGCGATTATTCCAATCCGGTTAATATTGGAAACCCGCATGAAATTACCATTAGGGGGTTTGCAGAAGAAATTATAAAACTTACTGGGACAAAACAGAAAGTTATTTATAAAGCGTTACCTATTGATGATCCTATGCAACGTCAACCAGACATTTCTTTAGCAAAAAAGCTATTGGGTTGGGAACCAAAAGTAGGTAGGGAAGAAGGTATGAAAGTGACCTTTAATTACTTTAAAAGCTTAAGTGAAGAAGAGCTATATAAAAGTGAGCATAAAGATTTCACAAGCTATAACAAATAG
- a CDS encoding exopolysaccharide biosynthesis polyprenyl glycosylphosphotransferase: MEYQRGRYSWLLRPVLMVLDVTIINVLAFYFFSFNEENLSFFSSGFLNSKHLLYIIYSVLFWLFSTSFISFYNVYRYTSVLNIISLLVKQFSIYTLAVFAFIGLFRSVNVETFATFRYLTYSFFAIGAIKLISYFLLKTFRKILHGNVRHVVIIGNSDGAKELKFIFNNKKELGYDLLAIFGNDNLKENKGTIKDSYKFLEENNGIDEIYCAIDELTENQVNDFVKYANTHHCNIKFIPNSKKLFTKRLKTDFYNYLPVLSIQKVALNHDFNKLLKRTFDVIFSLFIIIFILSWITLILFFLIKSESKGPLFFRHKRHGINYKEFVCYKFRSLRTIQEVQGTYVKQDDHRVTKIGRFLRRTSIDELPQFINVLIGDMSVVGPRPHMLSYTEDYSKKVDKYNFIFRHHVKPGVTGLAQIKGYRGEIKSDEDIINRIKYDIFYIENWSILLDIKIIFQTIFNIFKGQEKAY; this comes from the coding sequence ATGGAGTATCAACGTGGTCGGTATTCTTGGTTATTAAGACCCGTTTTAATGGTTCTTGATGTTACGATTATTAACGTCCTAGCGTTTTATTTTTTCAGCTTTAATGAAGAGAATCTGTCTTTTTTCTCCTCAGGTTTTTTAAATAGTAAGCATTTACTGTATATTATATATTCAGTACTATTCTGGTTGTTCTCAACTTCTTTTATCAGTTTTTATAACGTCTACCGCTATACCTCAGTTTTAAATATCATTTCGCTTTTAGTGAAGCAGTTTTCTATTTATACCCTAGCTGTGTTCGCCTTTATTGGCTTGTTTAGAAGTGTTAATGTCGAGACCTTTGCTACCTTTAGGTACTTGACTTATAGCTTTTTCGCCATTGGCGCAATCAAGTTGATAAGTTATTTTTTGTTAAAGACTTTTCGTAAAATATTACATGGAAATGTAAGACACGTTGTTATTATTGGAAACAGTGACGGCGCAAAAGAATTGAAATTTATTTTCAATAATAAAAAAGAATTAGGGTATGATTTATTGGCAATCTTTGGAAATGATAATCTAAAAGAAAATAAGGGCACAATCAAAGACAGCTATAAGTTTTTAGAAGAAAACAATGGCATAGATGAAATTTATTGCGCTATTGATGAGCTTACCGAGAACCAAGTTAATGATTTTGTAAAATACGCAAATACGCACCATTGCAATATTAAATTTATCCCTAATTCTAAAAAACTGTTTACCAAACGGCTTAAAACGGACTTTTATAATTACCTACCCGTATTGTCCATTCAGAAAGTGGCACTGAACCATGATTTTAATAAGTTGTTAAAACGTACTTTTGATGTGATCTTCTCTCTTTTTATCATCATTTTTATATTGTCCTGGATTACGCTTATTTTATTTTTTTTAATAAAAAGCGAATCTAAAGGGCCCTTATTTTTCAGGCATAAACGTCATGGTATTAACTATAAAGAATTCGTTTGTTATAAATTTAGATCACTAAGAACGATTCAAGAAGTTCAAGGCACTTACGTTAAGCAAGATGACCATAGGGTCACTAAGATAGGTCGCTTTTTAAGACGCACTAGTATAGATGAGCTACCACAATTTATTAATGTACTCATAGGAGACATGTCTGTTGTTGGGCCAAGACCGCACATGTTATCTTATACTGAAGATTATTCTAAAAAAGTGGATAAGTATAATTTTATTTTTCGTCATCATGTAAAACCAGGCGTTACTGGATTAGCTCAAATAAAAGGCTATAGAGGGGAAATTAAAAGTGATGAGGATATTATTAACCGGATTAAATATGATATATTTTATATTGAAAACTGGTCGATTTTATTAGACATAAAAATTATTTTTCAAACCATTTTCAATATCTTTAAAGGCCAAGAAAAGGCGTATTAA
- a CDS encoding glycosyltransferase family 2 protein, which produces MKALVSIITPLYNSEAFISQTIHSVLKQTYSNWELLLIDDCSTDNTRTIADRFTSKHNNIILLKNKVNAGAAISRNKGIAEAKGDYIAFLDADDLWKPEKLEKQLAFMETEKCEVCFSSYEQMDETGKPLNKLIKALPVLTYKKYLKSNYIGNLTGIYNAKRLGKITSPNLRKRQDWLLWLVAIKSSGKPAKSVQESLAFYRVRNDSMSSNKFNLIKYNYWVYRKGLGFSVPKSMWSMVVFLWEHFFVKSKQTITLHKK; this is translated from the coding sequence GTGAAAGCACTTGTTTCTATAATTACACCACTTTATAATTCTGAAGCCTTCATTTCTCAAACCATACACTCTGTTTTAAAGCAAACCTATTCCAATTGGGAATTACTACTCATAGATGATTGTTCTACCGATAACACCAGAACAATTGCTGACAGGTTTACGAGTAAACACAATAATATCATACTGCTTAAAAACAAAGTCAATGCTGGAGCAGCAATCTCAAGAAATAAAGGAATTGCGGAAGCAAAAGGGGATTATATCGCCTTTTTAGATGCCGACGATTTATGGAAACCAGAAAAACTAGAAAAGCAACTCGCTTTTATGGAAACCGAAAAGTGTGAGGTATGCTTTAGTAGCTATGAGCAAATGGATGAAACGGGAAAGCCTTTAAATAAATTAATAAAAGCCTTACCTGTTTTAACCTATAAAAAGTATTTAAAAAGTAATTACATTGGAAATCTTACAGGGATTTATAACGCCAAGCGTTTAGGTAAAATCACCTCGCCCAACTTACGTAAGCGGCAGGATTGGTTACTCTGGTTAGTAGCCATTAAAAGCTCTGGTAAACCCGCTAAAAGTGTACAAGAATCTTTAGCGTTTTATCGTGTTCGCAACGACTCTATGTCATCAAATAAATTCAATTTGATAAAATATAATTACTGGGTGTATAGAAAAGGACTCGGCTTTTCGGTGCCCAAATCAATGTGGTCTATGGTCGTCTTTTTATGGGAACACTTCTTTGTGAAATCGAAACAGACCATTACTTTACATAAGAAATAA
- a CDS encoding phenylacetate--CoA ligase family protein gives MKGFPIQEAKKKLKAITSLNSPDLEAHILKQRKKIVNHHLAHNPFYKAFATKADASHWNTIPILSKRDLQQPLRHRLSHGFTKKNCLTNNTSGSSGNPLSFAKDPFCHALSWAVFMDRYRWYDLDLNTSKQGRFYGIPLNKMSYYKERLKDRLSNRFRFSVFDMSDVQLEKNVTLFSRTSYEYLYGYSNALAIFGKYLERKHLVLKSICPTLKACIATSETLFEEDRKLLEKAFGVPVINEYGSAELGLIAFQNPNGEWQINSHDLYVEVLDENDTVLPYGVQGRLVITSLYNKAHPFIRYDLGDIGTLSKHSTVSKPILESLAGRTNDILRLPSGKTAAGFTMYYVTKTVIDDASNVKEFMIEQLALDTFKVSYVSDKVFTTNDKNIVKKALDDYLEPGLTISFERKEALERSKSGKVKQFISYVK, from the coding sequence TTGAAAGGTTTCCCTATACAGGAAGCCAAAAAGAAATTGAAAGCTATCACTAGCTTAAATAGTCCTGACCTTGAAGCACATATTTTAAAGCAGAGAAAAAAAATAGTTAACCATCATTTAGCTCACAACCCCTTTTATAAAGCGTTTGCAACGAAAGCTGATGCGTCTCACTGGAACACCATTCCCATTCTATCAAAACGCGATTTACAACAGCCTTTAAGACACCGATTGTCTCATGGTTTTACGAAAAAGAACTGCCTGACAAATAATACCTCTGGCTCTTCTGGTAATCCCTTAAGTTTCGCAAAAGACCCCTTTTGCCATGCATTATCGTGGGCTGTTTTTATGGACAGATACCGTTGGTATGATCTAGACTTGAATACTTCGAAACAAGGGCGATTTTACGGTATTCCTTTAAATAAAATGAGTTACTATAAGGAACGTTTAAAGGATAGACTTAGCAACCGTTTTAGGTTTTCAGTGTTTGATATGAGTGATGTTCAGCTAGAGAAAAACGTAACACTATTTAGTCGTACTTCATATGAATATCTCTACGGTTATTCGAATGCTCTGGCGATTTTCGGTAAGTATTTAGAGCGCAAGCATCTTGTTTTAAAGTCCATTTGCCCAACGCTAAAAGCCTGTATAGCCACCTCTGAAACACTATTTGAAGAAGACCGAAAATTACTAGAAAAAGCCTTTGGTGTTCCTGTAATTAATGAATATGGCTCCGCCGAATTAGGCTTGATTGCTTTTCAAAACCCAAATGGTGAATGGCAAATAAACAGCCATGATTTGTATGTTGAAGTTTTAGATGAAAATGACACTGTCTTGCCTTATGGGGTACAAGGACGGTTAGTGATCACTTCTTTATATAATAAAGCCCATCCTTTTATTCGCTACGATTTAGGTGATATCGGTACTTTGTCTAAACACAGTACCGTAAGCAAACCTATACTAGAGTCACTCGCAGGTAGAACCAATGATATTTTAAGATTGCCAAGCGGGAAAACAGCCGCGGGTTTCACGATGTATTATGTGACTAAGACCGTTATCGATGACGCCTCTAATGTTAAGGAATTTATGATTGAGCAATTGGCTTTAGATACTTTTAAAGTAAGTTATGTCTCAGACAAGGTCTTTACTACCAATGACAAAAACATAGTAAAAAAAGCTTTAGATGATTATTTAGAACCTGGATTAACCATTTCTTTTGAAAGAAAAGAAGCTTTAGAACGCAGCAAAAGCGGAAAGGTTAAACAGTTTATTTCTTATGTAAAGTAA
- the purD gene encoding phosphoribosylamine--glycine ligase codes for MNILILGSGGREHTIAWKIAPSDKCRNLFVAPGNSGTAKIATNVPVSVTDFEAIKAVVLNNKIMMVVVGPEDPLVLGIHDFFLADEALKNVAVIGPQKAAAELEGSKEFAKEFLYKHNIPTAAYECFNAKTVEKGYAFLDTLKPPYVLKADGLAAGKGVVILNDIDEAKAELKAMLIDAKFGTASTKVVIEEFLDGIELSCFVLTDGKNYKILPTAKDYKRIGEGDTGLNTGGMGAVSPVPFADEAFMSKIRERIVIPTINGLQKDNLPYKGFVFIGLIKVGDDPKVIEYNVRLGDPETEVVLPRLKNDLVTLFQAVANQTLDKITLEIDERAATTVMLVSGGYPEAYEKGKEITGLENIEGSIAFHAGAQVEDNKIVTSGGRVMAITSYGTTYQEAIKKSYQNIEKLHFDKMNYRKDIGFDL; via the coding sequence ATGAACATTTTAATACTAGGTTCTGGCGGAAGAGAACATACAATCGCATGGAAAATTGCTCCAAGCGATAAATGCAGAAACTTATTTGTTGCACCTGGAAACTCAGGTACCGCTAAAATAGCAACAAATGTTCCCGTAAGTGTAACCGATTTTGAAGCGATTAAAGCAGTCGTTTTAAATAATAAAATCATGATGGTTGTTGTTGGGCCGGAAGACCCTTTAGTTTTAGGTATTCATGACTTCTTTTTAGCAGATGAAGCACTTAAAAATGTCGCGGTTATTGGGCCACAAAAAGCAGCTGCTGAGTTGGAAGGCAGTAAAGAGTTTGCTAAAGAGTTTTTATACAAACACAACATACCAACGGCTGCTTACGAATGTTTTAATGCTAAAACAGTTGAAAAGGGCTATGCTTTTTTAGACACTTTAAAGCCACCATACGTTTTAAAGGCAGACGGGTTAGCCGCAGGAAAAGGGGTTGTGATTTTAAATGATATTGATGAAGCGAAAGCCGAATTAAAAGCCATGCTTATTGATGCAAAATTTGGAACGGCGAGTACCAAAGTAGTCATTGAAGAGTTTTTAGACGGTATAGAATTAAGTTGTTTTGTGTTAACAGATGGTAAAAATTATAAGATTTTACCAACAGCAAAAGATTACAAGCGTATTGGTGAAGGTGATACAGGTTTAAATACAGGGGGAATGGGAGCAGTGTCTCCGGTCCCTTTCGCAGATGAAGCTTTTATGTCTAAAATAAGAGAGCGCATTGTAATTCCAACCATAAACGGACTCCAAAAAGATAATTTACCGTATAAAGGCTTTGTGTTTATAGGCTTAATAAAAGTGGGTGATGATCCAAAGGTTATTGAATATAACGTGCGTTTAGGAGATCCTGAAACGGAAGTCGTTTTACCCCGTTTAAAGAATGATTTAGTAACCCTTTTTCAGGCGGTTGCAAACCAAACTTTAGATAAAATAACCCTTGAAATCGATGAACGTGCAGCAACAACGGTAATGTTAGTTTCTGGTGGATATCCAGAGGCTTACGAGAAAGGAAAAGAGATCACTGGGCTTGAAAATATTGAAGGTTCTATCGCTTTTCATGCTGGGGCACAGGTAGAGGACAATAAAATTGTAACCTCTGGAGGACGCGTTATGGCGATTACCAGTTACGGTACCACGTATCAGGAAGCCATAAAAAAATCTTATCAAAATATAGAAAAATTACATTTTGATAAGATGAATTATCGAAAAGATATTGGTTTCGATTTATAA
- a CDS encoding DUF6427 family protein: protein MIASIFSKSKPINFLIVFFITIIALLAALYLDPESEINALSIFKLLPVFIVCYLSILLLDFIVNKNSLSQKSNFEVVLFSVFVLAIPQLFLHQNLVFSNLIILLALRRIISIQKQKDTLKKLFDSGFLIGLASLFYFWSILFFVLIFIAIFFYAEAEIKKVITPFLGFISIYIVAITYSLIVDDAFFSAFTWSPSISFDLSAFNSAQFIIAITMFLSFGLWSSIFYLRGIKNKKKTFRPSYSVIFSACLIASSIIVIAPNKNGSEFLFLFAPLAIIITNYIETIAEKWFKEVFLFALLVIPFILLFL from the coding sequence ATGATTGCAAGTATTTTTAGTAAATCTAAGCCAATAAATTTTTTAATCGTCTTTTTTATAACGATTATCGCTTTATTGGCTGCGCTCTATCTCGATCCGGAATCGGAAATAAATGCGCTATCTATTTTTAAATTATTACCTGTTTTCATCGTTTGTTATTTGAGTATCCTGCTATTAGATTTTATAGTAAACAAGAATTCTCTATCCCAAAAAAGCAACTTCGAAGTAGTATTATTTAGTGTGTTTGTCTTAGCCATTCCACAATTGTTTTTACATCAAAACCTTGTGTTTTCAAATCTGATCATACTCTTAGCGTTACGGCGCATCATTAGTATTCAAAAACAAAAAGACACCCTTAAAAAACTCTTTGATTCGGGATTTTTGATTGGGTTAGCTAGCCTTTTTTACTTTTGGTCAATTTTATTCTTTGTGCTTATTTTTATAGCTATTTTTTTCTATGCAGAAGCTGAGATAAAAAAAGTAATAACGCCTTTTTTAGGATTTATTTCGATTTATATTGTTGCAATAACTTATTCTTTAATTGTTGATGATGCCTTTTTCTCGGCATTCACTTGGTCACCAAGCATTAGTTTTGATTTGAGCGCTTTTAATAGTGCTCAGTTTATAATAGCCATTACAATGTTCTTGTCTTTTGGTTTGTGGTCTTCCATTTTTTATTTAAGAGGTATAAAAAACAAAAAGAAAACCTTCAGGCCATCCTATAGTGTAATATTTTCAGCCTGTCTTATTGCAAGTAGTATTATCGTAATTGCACCAAATAAAAATGGCAGTGAATTCCTTTTTCTCTTTGCGCCATTAGCAATAATTATTACTAATTATATTGAAACCATAGCAGAAAAATGGTTTAAAGAAGTGTTTTTATTTGCCTTATTAGTGATTCCGTTTATACTTTTATTTTTGTAA
- the upp gene encoding uracil phosphoribosyltransferase, whose amino-acid sequence MTIHNLSENNSILNTFLAEIRDTTIQKDSMRFRRNIERIGEILAYEMSKSFNYTSKIVETPLAKAEVSIHDNEMVLCSVLRAGIPLHNGLINYFDKAENAFISAYRHHLKNPETFEIIVEYLACPNLEGKTLILADPMVATGQSLLATFEALKPFGTPKAIHLAAVIGAQEGLNFVKKHFPKNTTLWIGAVDKDLNSKGYIVPGLGDAGDLAFGQKLQK is encoded by the coding sequence ATGACCATTCATAATCTTTCTGAAAACAACTCGATTCTAAATACGTTTTTAGCTGAAATTAGAGACACGACTATTCAAAAAGACAGCATGCGTTTTCGTCGTAATATAGAACGTATAGGCGAAATTTTGGCTTATGAAATGAGTAAGTCCTTCAACTATACGTCTAAAATAGTAGAAACCCCTTTAGCTAAAGCAGAAGTAAGTATTCATGACAATGAAATGGTCTTATGTTCTGTTTTAAGAGCTGGTATACCCTTGCATAATGGGTTAATAAATTACTTCGACAAAGCAGAAAATGCCTTTATATCTGCATACAGACACCATTTAAAAAACCCAGAGACCTTTGAAATTATTGTGGAATATCTAGCCTGTCCAAATTTGGAAGGTAAAACCTTAATACTTGCAGATCCCATGGTCGCTACTGGCCAGTCGCTATTAGCCACTTTTGAAGCATTAAAACCATTTGGAACCCCTAAAGCAATACATTTGGCGGCTGTTATTGGTGCCCAAGAAGGTCTTAATTTTGTAAAAAAGCACTTTCCAAAAAACACCACCTTATGGATTGGTGCTGTAGACAAAGATCTTAATTCTAAGGGTTATATAGTACCAGGTTTAGGAGATGCCGGTGATTTAGCCTTTGGCCAAAAATTACAAAAATAA
- a CDS encoding DUF4254 domain-containing protein, with product MFTDKANAIFQDVIKKYHEINTVDQPFTNNYDKNTQTLEHLLYRKCWIDTVQWHYEDIIRDPQIDPVAALTLKRKIDASNQDRTDMVEYIDSYFLEKYQEVTPKPKATINTESPAWGVDRLSILALKVYHMEEEATRTNATDAHRAACQKKLEILLEQRVDLSTAIDTLLDDISKGDKYMKVYKQMKMYNDNELNPVLRGQK from the coding sequence ATGTTTACAGATAAGGCAAATGCCATTTTTCAAGACGTTATAAAGAAATATCATGAAATAAATACGGTAGATCAGCCGTTTACTAATAACTACGACAAAAACACGCAAACGCTTGAACATTTGCTCTACAGAAAATGTTGGATAGATACGGTGCAATGGCATTATGAGGATATTATTCGTGATCCGCAAATTGATCCGGTCGCAGCTTTAACCTTAAAGCGAAAGATTGATGCCTCTAATCAGGATAGAACAGACATGGTAGAGTATATTGATAGTTATTTCCTAGAAAAGTATCAAGAGGTAACACCAAAGCCTAAGGCAACAATTAATACCGAAAGTCCTGCTTGGGGAGTAGATAGACTCTCAATTTTGGCCTTGAAAGTATACCACATGGAAGAGGAGGCAACGCGCACTAATGCGACAGATGCACATAGAGCGGCATGCCAGAAAAAATTAGAGATATTACTAGAACAACGCGTTGATTTATCGACAGCGATTGACACCTTGTTAGACGATATTAGTAAAGGGGATAAATATATGAAAGTGTATAAACAAATGAAAATGTATAATGACAATGAGCTAAACCCTGTACTTCGCGGACAGAAATAG
- a CDS encoding glycosyltransferase family 9 protein, with amino-acid sequence MIRLSAMGDVAMCVPVLRAFCEQHPEIKLTVLTRAFFTPFFRDIPQVTVFAPDLKGKHKGVFGLFKLSKELKTLKIDAVADLHNVLRTNILKLFFFGKRFVQIDKGRNEKKALTEGRVFQQLKTTHERYADVFRALGYSLTLKNPSFPELAKLKLGTQELLESNTKHWIGMAPFAQYDSKMYPLDLLEKVIHKLSRTHKVILFGGGKQEVKILNQFQNKYENVVNVAGQFDLNEELNIISNLDVMVSMDSGNAHLAAMLGKKVITIWNVTHPFAGFSAFNQPEEHAVLANRTQFPLIPTSIYGNRYPEHYKEASRTIAPETIIKKIESVL; translated from the coding sequence GTGATCAGACTGTCAGCAATGGGAGACGTGGCTATGTGTGTACCCGTATTACGTGCATTTTGTGAGCAACATCCAGAGATAAAACTAACGGTTTTAACACGGGCATTTTTTACTCCTTTTTTTAGAGACATACCTCAGGTAACCGTTTTTGCTCCCGATTTAAAAGGGAAACACAAAGGTGTTTTTGGGTTATTCAAACTCTCTAAAGAACTCAAAACATTAAAGATTGATGCAGTAGCAGATTTGCACAATGTGTTACGAACTAATATTTTAAAATTATTTTTCTTCGGAAAAAGGTTTGTACAAATCGATAAAGGCCGAAACGAAAAGAAAGCATTGACCGAAGGGCGTGTTTTTCAGCAATTAAAAACAACGCATGAGCGCTATGCAGATGTATTCAGAGCCTTAGGTTATTCTTTAACCTTAAAGAATCCCTCGTTTCCTGAACTAGCAAAACTTAAATTAGGGACACAAGAGCTTTTGGAAAGCAATACTAAACACTGGATTGGCATGGCTCCTTTTGCTCAGTACGACTCTAAAATGTACCCCTTGGATTTACTTGAAAAAGTAATACATAAACTCTCTAGAACGCATAAAGTCATACTTTTTGGTGGCGGAAAACAAGAAGTGAAAATCTTAAACCAGTTTCAAAATAAATATGAAAACGTAGTTAATGTTGCTGGACAATTCGATTTAAATGAAGAACTCAACATCATTTCAAATTTAGATGTTATGGTGTCTATGGATTCGGGTAATGCACACCTAGCAGCGATGTTAGGAAAAAAAGTGATTACAATATGGAATGTAACACACCCATTTGCTGGTTTTTCTGCTTTTAATCAGCCAGAAGAACATGCTGTTTTAGCAAACAGAACGCAGTTTCCATTAATTCCAACCTCAATATATGGAAATAGATATCCAGAACATTATAAAGAAGCTTCCCGAACTATTGCACCAGAGACCATTATAAAAAAGATAGAAAGTGTGCTATAA
- a CDS encoding ferredoxin--NADP reductase — protein sequence MAQFHTLSIKNIHRETAQCVTLSFDIPGHLKQNFSFKAGQYITLKTIINGEAIRRDYSLCSSPKSGDITVAVKEVEHGTFSKHVNSTLKIGDTLEVAEPKGRFTFEPLATESRTIAAFVAGSGITPVMSIVTTVLEEEPNSKFILVYGNKTTQDTIFFEALLKLHHHYKDRLDIQFLFSQAQEPDALFGRIEKSTVNLIVKNRYKDIAIDAFYLCGPEAMINTITSVLEENNVAKDKIHFELFTVANTSKPVESIGIVDGKTKITVIVDDEEDSFEMEQSQTILEAALAQDLDAPYSCQGGICSSCIARVTEGSATMRQNNILTDSEVAEGLILTCQAQPTTAQITVDYDDV from the coding sequence ATGGCGCAATTCCACACCCTTTCAATAAAAAACATCCATCGTGAAACAGCTCAATGTGTCACCTTAAGTTTCGATATCCCTGGGCACTTAAAACAAAATTTTAGTTTTAAAGCCGGACAATACATCACTTTAAAAACCATTATCAATGGTGAAGCAATACGTCGTGATTATTCCCTTTGTTCTTCTCCTAAAAGTGGCGACATTACTGTTGCTGTTAAAGAAGTAGAACATGGAACCTTTTCAAAACATGTTAATAGTACTTTAAAAATTGGTGATACATTAGAGGTTGCAGAACCTAAAGGGCGCTTCACTTTTGAGCCTTTAGCTACTGAATCCAGAACGATTGCTGCCTTTGTTGCGGGAAGTGGTATTACACCGGTTATGAGCATTGTTACAACTGTTTTAGAAGAAGAACCAAATAGTAAATTCATTTTAGTTTACGGAAACAAAACAACACAAGACACTATTTTTTTTGAGGCACTACTAAAACTACATCATCACTATAAAGACCGCTTAGATATTCAGTTTTTGTTTAGTCAAGCACAAGAACCTGATGCCCTTTTTGGTCGCATTGAAAAAAGCACGGTAAACCTCATTGTAAAAAACAGATACAAAGACATTGCAATAGATGCCTTTTACCTTTGCGGTCCAGAAGCTATGATTAATACCATTACGTCTGTTTTAGAAGAAAATAACGTTGCGAAAGACAAAATACACTTTGAATTATTTACGGTTGCTAATACTTCTAAACCTGTTGAATCAATAGGTATAGTTGATGGTAAGACAAAAATAACGGTTATTGTTGATGATGAAGAAGACAGTTTTGAAATGGAACAATCACAAACCATATTAGAAGCTGCTTTAGCTCAAGATTTAGATGCGCCTTATTCTTGTCAAGGGGGTATTTGTAGTAGTTGTATTGCGCGTGTTACTGAAGGTAGTGCCACGATGAGACAAAACAATATTTTAACGGATAGTGAAGTTGCAGAAGGCTTAATTTTAACCTGCCAGGCACAACCTACAACAGCGCAAATTACTGTTGATTATGATGATGTTTAA